A genomic stretch from Scomber scombrus chromosome 8, fScoSco1.1, whole genome shotgun sequence includes:
- the fam20b gene encoding glycosaminoglycan xylosylkinase encodes MKLKQRMVVLCAVLLLLGLAKIFLLDGGEGSAASRRDLRAFRKMEAGLSLSRGARLTHTLQSPWEIASQWVGPREVYPEETPELAAVLTALSSARIERADVGYKGTQLKALLVLDGGQKVVFKPKRYNRDYVVEGEPYAGYDRHNAEVAAFHLDRILGFRRAPLVVGRYVNLRTEIKPVATDQLLSTFLMQGNNTCFYGKCYYCRESEPACAEGEMMEGSLTLWLPDVWPLQKHRHPWGRTYREGKLARWEYDESYCEAVKKMPPYDAGPRLLDVIDTAIFDYLIGNADRHHYESFQDDGGASMLILLDNAKSFGNAALDERSILAPLYQCCMVRVSTWNRINLLRGGALSSAMRQALAFDPIHPVLAEPHLAALDRRLSGVIATVKQCMEAQGPDNTLIEDRMNLPHP; translated from the exons ATGAAACTCAAACAGCGCATGGTGGTGCTGTGTGCCGTGCTCCTCTTGCTGGGCCTGGCAAAGATCTTCCTGCTAGATGGAGGCGAAGGATCTGCAGCCAGCAGACGGGACCTCAGAGCGTTTCGCAAG ATGGAAGCCGGACTTTCTCTGTCGCGGGGAGCTCGCCTCACCCACACCCTCCAGTCACCATGGGAGATAGCAAGCCAGTGGGTGGGCCCAAGAGAGGTGTACCCTGAGGAGACCCCAGAGCTGGCCGCTGTGCTCACTGCGCTCAGCTCTGCGAGGATTGAGCGAGCAGATGTGGGCTACAAGGGTACGCAGCTCAAAGCCCTGCTGGTGCTAGACGGGGGACAAAAAGTTGTCTTCAAACCCAAGAG ATATAACAGAGACTACGTGGTTGAGGGGGAGCCATATGCAGGCTATGACAGACACAACGCAGAGGTGGCTGCTTTTCACCTGGATAG GATCCTGGGGTTCAGGAGAGCACCTCTGGTGGTGGGGAGATACGTCAACCTGCGCACAGAGATCAAACCTGTGGCTACAGACCAGCTGCTGAGCACCTTCCTAATGCAGG GTAATAATACATGCTTCTATGGGAAGTGTTACTACTGTCGGGAGAGCGAGCCAGCGTGTGCGGAGGGAGAGATGATGGAGGGATCGTTAACTCTGTGGCTGCCAGATGTTTGGCCATTGCAGAAACACAGGCACCCCTGGGGACGCACATACAGAGAGGGGAAACTAGCCAG GTGGGAGTATGATGAGAGTTACTGCGAGGCAGTGAAGAAAATGCCACCATACGATGCGGGGCCGAGGCTGCTCGACGTCATCGATACAGCCATATTTGATTATCTCATTGGAAACGCTGATCGCCATCACTATGAGAGTTTCCAGGACGATGGTGGTGCAAGTATGCTAATCCTGCTAGACAACGCAAAGAG CTTTGGAAACGCAGCTCTGGATGAACGAAGTATCCTCGCGCCCCTTTATCAGTGCTGCAT GGTTCGTGTGTCCACGTGGAACAGGATAAACCTGCTGAGAGGTGGAGCTCTGAGTTCAGCTATGCGGCAGGCTCTGGCATTCGACCCTATTCACCCTGTCCTGGCCGAGCCGCACCTCGCAGCCCTGGACAGGCGTCTGTCTGGTGTCATAGCAACTGTCAAACAGTGCATGGAGGCACAGGGTCCAGACAACACTCTAATAGAGGACCGAATGAACCTCCCACATCCCTAG